From the genome of Monomorium pharaonis isolate MP-MQ-018 chromosome 2, ASM1337386v2, whole genome shotgun sequence, one region includes:
- the LOC105828347 gene encoding zinc finger protein 830 has protein sequence MSLKRKLTQNDLRKAMNEHKKKFGVIKKIDSPLAKYTDSGQLMCILCKSVVRSETVWPVHLNSKVHKDNVVLAKQTKLETENTVKASNVQTFKRPPSPSQNTSANKKIKGILKNSTQPVSQVNLNLPADFFDDNSKQVNSASAITQKLESKERDSVVNTVDIQHVEEEEKEKEKDKVKDTNLAVLPEGFFDDPVMDAKVRNVEYKDPIEEEWEKFQKEIKEETAQSAQIIADDQEEATTERQLDEIEEQIRHWSRVMDLAKRMEQVQGTDRKQENNDDVSSGDEAEFDEFLDWRAKNSYK, from the exons ATgtctttaaaaagaaaactgaCGCAGAATGATCTGCGTAAGGCGATGAATGAACACAAGAAGAAATTCGGTGTAATTAAGAAGATTGATTCGCCGTTGGCAAA GTATACAGATTCAGGACAACTTATGTGCATTTTATGCAAATCAGTCGTGCGTAGTGAAACAGTTTGGCCTGTTCACTTAAATTCCAAGGTACACAAGGATAATGTTGTATTAGCGAAACAGACTAAACTAGAAACGGAGAACACTGTCAAAGCGTCAAAtgttcaaacatttaaaagacCTCCCTCTCCATCTCAAAATACTTCTgcgaataaaaagataaaaggaatattaaaaaattcaacccAGCCAGTATCACAGGTCAACTTAAATTTACCAGCagatttttttgatgataattCAAAACAAGTTAATAGTGCATCCGCTATAACACAAAAGTTAGAAAGTAAAGAAAGAGATTCCGTTGTTAATACTGTCGATATACAGCATgtagaagaggaagaaaaagaaaaagagaaagacaaaGTAAAAGATACAAATCTAGCTGTTCTTCCAGAAGGCTTTTTTGACGACCCAGTGATGGATGCTAAA GTTCGTAATGTTGAATACAAAGACCCTATTGAAGAAGAATGGGAGAAGTTTCAAAAGGAAATTAAGGAAGAAACTGCGCAATCCGCACAAATTATAGCTGATGATCAGGAGGAGGCTACAACAGAAAGGCAATTGGATGAAATAGAGGAACAAATTAGGCATTGGTCTAG agTAATGGATCTTGCAAAACGTATGGAACAAGTACAGGGTACTGATAGAAAGCAAGAAAATAATGATGATGTATCAAGTGGTGACGAAGCTGAATTCGACGAGTTTCTCGACTGGCgagcaaaaaattcatataaatga